The genomic segment CTTGACGATTCATAGTATATAATTTTCTCCTTGACGTCTGAAAAATCTTTTTCGTATGGAAACGGCAAACGTGCCAAATCAAGTGGTTCACGGTCCGGATTAACAAATATTTCATTGCTTTCTTTATAAGTCAATCCCTTTATACTCGTAAGGTTATAGTTTTCTTTTTCCAGTGCATCCAGCAGTTCAGTAAAAGTTAGTTCACCTTCACCGCGGATAATTGCATCCACAGAGGAATGCTTTTTTAAAAACTCCACACTGTCGTAGCTTACCTCAGGTCCGCCTAAAATAATGCTGCAATGGGGCAAAATCTTTTTCAAAGCAGGGCAAAGCTGTTTTACCATTTCGATATTCCAAATATAGCAAGAAAAGAATAAAACATCGGGCGAACAGCGAAAAAGCTCTTCTAAAATAAAATCGATACGGTGGTTAATAGTAAACTCTGCAGTTACTATTTTATGCTTTATGTTGTTACCCTCAAATTTAGATAAATATTTCAGTGCAAGGCTGGAATGAATGAATTTTGCACTGATTGCCGCAAGAACAAATTTTTTCATGTTAAAACCTCTCGTTGCCAAAATAGTACTTCTATTGTATCACATTGTAAAATAAATTCACAACTATTTGATTTCTATGGTTGAATTTAGTATAATAAATTTATACCAAATTTTAGCTGTACGAGGAGTGCTGTCACTGTGAGAGAGCCGGTTAAAACATTTAATGCAAAAAGTCTAATAATCTGCACTGTAATATTGGTGTCGATTTTTTTAATTGAGATTGTATGTGCCTATGCATTTGTAGATGATTTTTCATTTAATCTAAACCCACCTCCCGCAACCGTTTCTGACGATACGCTCGATAAATTCAGCGATATGGGTATCGAGATTGATCCTAATGCTGTTATGGGCATGATTAACCCCGCCGAAAAAACAGGCACCAAGAAAAAATACGGCAGCATCGCTTATAAAATTAATGTATCGCCCGAATTTAAGGACGGTACTTCGGCAGGTAACTTAATGATTGAAAATCATGGCGATAACCAACATCTTATAAAGGTGCATATCGATACGATTGATGGTGAAACAATTTACGAATCAGGTTACATTGCACCAGATATGCATATACCGTCTGCTCCCCTTGATGTTGAACTTGATAATGGTACATACGAAGCACTAGCAACTATTGAGGCTTTTGATATAGAAACACAAGAGTTAATTGGGGCCCTCGAAAAAGAAATTAAAATTAAAATAGGTAAATAAGTATTCGCCAAATATCCGTCGGCTTAGCCGGCGGATATTTATTTCAACAGTACGAATTCAAAGATTTGTGCTATTATAATATAAAAAAAGCAATTGAAGTGAGGGAATACAATGCCTGCTTATGTTACCCATTCGTTATTTGGCAAAGATATTTACGAAGCAATTGATGAAAGCAAACTAAAACAAATTTTGTCAGATTATAAAATTGCATATGAGTGGGGCTTGCAAGGCCCGGATTTACTTTTCTTCTATGGGATGCTGCCGCCAAGGCGGAATCACAATCTGAATCGTTTAGGTGGGGTTATGCATCGTATAAAAGAAGACGAGCTGTTTAATACACTTACCCAGTATTTATCTGCCTGTAAAAATCATGCCTGTTATCAAAATACATTTGCTTATATTATGGGCTTTTGCTGCCATTATGCCCTTGACAGCATTGCGCATCCATATATCTATTACAGACAGCAAGAATTAAAGCGGATTTTGCCTAAAGCAGAACATCGAGGTATTCATCATAAGGTCGAGAGTGATATAGATAGTGAAATTCACCTTGTTAAAACAGGCAAGATGATAAATCATTTTAATATTATGAAAGATTTAATTTCAGATAAGAAAATGCAGCAAGATATTGCAAAACTATATGAGTATGTTTTTTTAAACGTATACGATATAAAAATTGATACTACAGCAATGCAGAAATGCTTTGGAGATGCTTATCGTATCATTCGATTGGTAATGGGCAAACCGTTGGCTTTGTGTTTTTCAAAAATACTGGATGGTGTAGCACTTAAACGCAACAGCCTTTCGGCACATGTAAGGCGCAAAAAAGGGGATGGGGATCCTTTGAATTTAAATAAAAAGCCATGGTGCCATCTTACTAACAACAGTGCAAAAACAAACATTACTTTTTTACAGCTGGAACAGCAAGCCTTGGTAAAAGCCCTGTCCATGCAAAATACAATATACAATGCTGTACAGGACGGTATCCTTAATCCGTTTGCAGGCTTAGATTCTTTTGATAACGGCAGCCTTTAAAGATAATTGAATATTAGGTTTTGCGAAGCGTACACTACATACGAATATGTTCCACAATAGACGGTGCTGTTGGTACAAACAAACAAATACTTTTCATTCCGCTTGCTTTACCTTAGATATGTACTATAATTAGTGGTAAGATTTACATCAAAATCTAATAGATGATGGTAGGTGCTGATATGGAGTTTCAGGGTAGTAAAGATAGAAATTTAACCATGCTTGTTGATTTTTATGAAATCACGATGGCAAATGGTTACCTTGAGCAAGGAATTGGAGACCGTATTGCCGTATTTGATATGTTTTTTCGCAAGATTCCCGATGGAGGAGGCTTTGCATTATTTGCAGGTTTAGAGCAACTGATTGATTATTTAAACAACCTCAGCTTTACACATGACGAT from the Hydrogenoanaerobacterium saccharovorans genome contains:
- a CDS encoding zinc dependent phospholipase C family protein, with protein sequence MPAYVTHSLFGKDIYEAIDESKLKQILSDYKIAYEWGLQGPDLLFFYGMLPPRRNHNLNRLGGVMHRIKEDELFNTLTQYLSACKNHACYQNTFAYIMGFCCHYALDSIAHPYIYYRQQELKRILPKAEHRGIHHKVESDIDSEIHLVKTGKMINHFNIMKDLISDKKMQQDIAKLYEYVFLNVYDIKIDTTAMQKCFGDAYRIIRLVMGKPLALCFSKILDGVALKRNSLSAHVRRKKGDGDPLNLNKKPWCHLTNNSAKTNITFLQLEQQALVKALSMQNTIYNAVQDGILNPFAGLDSFDNGSL